A DNA window from Fragaria vesca subsp. vesca linkage group LG3, FraVesHawaii_1.0, whole genome shotgun sequence contains the following coding sequences:
- the LOC101292385 gene encoding probable sodium/metabolite cotransporter BASS1, chloroplastic-like yields the protein MQSSLSYSHCNKTFTFKPNPNPIPNQSLLRPTKPSSKPPTPPSSSIHLTLRSHSHPQPLSPQNPKRPFSSVTPLGSGISSNSFSANGNRSFRDWVEAASEAVSNAFPIWVALGCLLGLLSPASFNWVTPKFNFLGLTVTMLGMGMTLTFNDLRDALAMPKELFCGFALQYSVMPLSGYFVSKLLNLPSHYAAGLILVACCPGGTASNIVTYIARGNVALSVLMTAASTVSAVIMTPFLTAKLAGQYVAVDAAGMLFSTLQVVLLPVIAGAFLNQYFQGLVKFVSPLMPPIAVATVGVLCGNAIAQSSSAILTSGLQVVLASSLLHASGFFFGYVLSRLLGLDVAASRTISIEVGMQNSVLGVVLATQHFGNPLTAVPCAVSSVCHSIIGSALAGIWRRSVPKEQE from the exons ATGCAGTCATCACTTTCATACTCCCACTGCAACAAAACCTTCACATTCAAACCAAACCCAAACCCCATTCCAAACCAGTCCCTACTCAGACCCACTAAACCCTCCTCCAAACCACCAACACCACCTTCCTCCTCCATCCACCTCACACTAAGATCCCACTCCCACCCACAACCACTCTCCCCTCAAAACCCCAAAAGACCCTTCTCCTCAGTGACCCCACTTGGTTCAGGCATTTCCTCCAACAGCTTCAGTGCCAATGGCAACCGGAGCTTCCGGGACTGGGTCGAGGCGGCGAGTGAGGCTGTGTCCAATGCCTTTCCGATTTGGGTCGCTTTGGGGTGCCTGTTGGGCTTGCTCAGCCCAGCTTCCTTCAACTGGGTCACCCCCAAGTTCAATTTTTTGGGGTTAACAGTCACTATGCTTGGGATGGGTATGACTCTAACGTTCAATGACCTTAGGGATGCTCTTGCTATGCCCAAGGAGCTGTTTTGCGGCTTCGCTCTTCAATACTCG GTGATGCCTTTATCAGGGTATTTTGTGAGCAAGCTTTTGAATCTGCCGTCGCATTATGCGGCTGGTTTGATATTGGTTGCGTGCTGCCCGGGTG GGACGGCAAGTAACATTGTCACTTATATTGCACG TGGAAATGTGGCACTTTCAGTGTTAATGACAGCAGCAAGCACTGTATCAGCCGTG ATCATGACCCCCTTTCTCACAGCCAAACTTGCTGGTCAATACGTTGCAGTCGATGCAGCTGGGATGTTATTCTCTACACTGCAG GTTGTCCTTCTTCCTGTGATTGCCGGTGCTTTTCTGAATCAGTACTTCCAAGGTCTGGTTAAATTTGTCTCCCCCTTGATGCCCCCCATTGCTGTGGCAACAGTAGGTGTTCTTTGTGGGAATGCAATTGCCCAGAGTTCCTCTGCAATCCTTACATCAGGTCTACAAGTTGTGCTAGCTTCATCTCTTCTGCATGCATCTGGATTTTTCTTTGGGTACGTGCTTTCAAGGTTACTTGGGCTTGATGTGGCAGCATCAAGAACTATCTCAATCGAGGTTGGCATGCAG AATTCAGTGCTTGGGGTTGTTCTAGCTACTCAGCACTTTGGAAATCCTCTTACTGCAGTACCATGTGCGGTTTCCAGCGTTTGCCATTCAATCATTGGTAGTGCCTTGGCAGGAATATGGAGACGGAGCGTGCCGAAAGAGCAAGAATGA
- the LOC101296192 gene encoding F-box/LRR-repeat protein At3g58930-like, producing MDSESKRQVQGVDRISALPDALVCHILSFIPTVYAVWTTLLSRRWNNLWRSLPNLDFNNEDFPTKRTDDFMEFVDCVLASRGSTDIRKLSLHIRHCENFSTGDFYRVHRWICAATRENLVELDFCLLFESRQNDELELPLSLFKCKTLEVLSVQSNCITYPAATKGCFPSLKVLDVSDFRPDVDSMQKFFSHFPVLEELNIYAYPCFYNVFNIKVSAPELKTLRISLDYFSHNYMRPNNIFINAPKLENLEVTDGVLTNYSLESTRCPERTKIVYSNRRLNNDYWFIQDKDDVFEDEAPRFTIRAAALLEKVQNVKCLSLESRPKCLEACCVPALEYLVKLELALLDCYNWELLTELLKRSPKLEYLGLEHKKTSFHESLEREWNPPESVPICLASSLKTICVNGFKGRRYEMEVAKYLLNHGEVLNTMTISTKDQFGCQDGRPYKTEEELCKEFHACQKGSKICRVNIIYDAGFFSFEKFSS from the exons ATGGATTCGGAGTCTAAGCGTCAAGTACAAGGAGTTGATAGAATTAGTGCATTGCCAGATGCACTTGTTTGCCACATATTGTCATTCATCCCTACAGTATATGCCGTGTGGACCACCCTTTTGTCTAGGAGATGGAACAATTTATGGAGGTCCCTTCCTAATTTGGACTTCAATAACGAAGACTTCCCTACCAAGAGGACTGATGATTTTATGGAATTCGTTGATTGTGTACTTGCCTCTCGTGGCTCAACAGACATCCGAAAACTCTCTCTCCACATCCGCCATTGTGAGAACTTCAGTACTGGGGATTTCTATCGCGTTCATAGGTGGATTTGTGCTGCCACTAGGGAGAACCTTGTTGAACTTGATTTCTGTCTTTTGTTTGAGTCTCGCCAGAATGATGAGTTAGAACTGCCTCTAAGCCTTTTCAAATGCAAAACACTTGAGGTTTTGTCAGTGCAATCAAATTGCATCACCTACCCTGCTGCTACAAAAGGGTGTTTCCCAAGCCTCAAGGTCCTTGATGTATCAGATTTTCGTCCTGATGTTGATTCAATGCAGAAGTTCTTTTCTCATTTCCCTGTGCTCGAAGAGTTGAATATTTATGCATACCCTTGTTTTTACAATGTTTTCAATATCAAAGTCTCTGCACCTGAATTGAAGACACTGAGAATATCGTTGGACTATTTCAGTCACAACTATATGCGTCCCAACAATATTTTTATCAATGCCCCAAAGCTGGAGAACCTTGAAGTCACAGATGGTGTTTTAACAAATTACAGTTTGGAGAGTACAAGATGTCCAGAAAGAACTAAGATTGTATATTCTAACAGACGTCTAAATAATGACTATTGGTTCATTCAAGATAAAGATGATGTATTTGAAGATGAAGCCCCGAGATTCACTATTCGTGCAGCTGCTTTACTTGAAAAAGTTCAGAATGTTAAATGTCTGTCTCTTGAATCTCGTCCTAAATGTTTGGAG GCTTGTTGTGTACCTGCTTTGGAATATTTGGTCAAATTGGAGCTGGCTCTTCTTGACTGCTACAACTGGGAGTTGCTAACAGAATTGCTGAAGAGATCGCCTAAGCTGGAATATCTTGGATTAGAACATAAA AAAACCAGCTTTCATGAATCCTTAGAGCGTGAATGGAATCCACCTGAGTCTGTGCCTATTTGTTTGGCATCAAGCCTCAAGACTATCTGCGTAAACGGATTCAAAGGAAGGCGGTATGAGATGGAGGTTGCAAAGTATTTGTTAAACCACGGCGAAGTTCTGAACACCATGACTATTTCAACCAAGGATCAGTTTGGTTGTCAGGATGGTCGTCCTTACAAGACAGAGGAAGAGTTATGCAAGGAATTTCACGCATGTCAAAAGGGTTCAAAGATCTGCCGTGTTAACATAATTTATGATGCAGGATTCTTTTCTTTTGAAAAGTTCAGTTCTTAG